One genomic window of Arvicola amphibius chromosome 4, mArvAmp1.2, whole genome shotgun sequence includes the following:
- the Chtf18 gene encoding chromosome transmission fidelity protein 18 homolog isoform X2: MSKRPRLEVVKRLNFEPDTEELLYPDSPPDDITPPPSPEVFPEMLDAGPSDASADTCAVQALPSPRNPVLRRPPVLEDYINVTSTGGERAFLVLRADLTGTGVQDPLLDVRWRGRGQLDLLGVPFTSLKEQVDSKRRQQLLEEAQQLSDTLHSLRSEREEAILEGTSEEEPAPGQDTTQHCLWVDEFAPRHYTELLSDDFTNRCLLKWLKLWDLVVFGHERPSRKARPSIEPTRAGKEATAPSKWKSHEQVLEEMLEAELDPSRRPRQKVALLCGPPGLGKTTLAHVVARHAGYCVVEMNASDDRSPEAFRTRIEAATQMESVLGAGGRPNCLVIDEIDGASTAAINVLLSILNRKGPQEAEQGGPAGSAVGQRRRAERGLLTRPIICICNDQFAPSLRQLKQQAFLLHVPPTLPSRLVQRLQEISLQHGMRSDPGALAALCEKTDNDIRACINTLQFLYGRGQRELSVRDVQTTHVGLKDQRKGLFSVWQEVFQLPRAQRRLMGQDLILPTHALLLGDGDKGSLTLASQRFYHILRVTTSAGEHEKVVQGLFDNFLRLRLRDSSLGTVCCALDWLAFDDLLEQAAHHGQSFQLLRYLPFLPAAFHVLFASSHVPRITFPSSQQEAQTRMSQTKNQIQTLVSGMAPVTRSRATPQALVLDTLCLLLDVLAPKLRPVSTQLYSAREKQQLASLVCTMLAYSLTYHQERTPDGQYIYRLEPNVEEVCRFPELPARKPLTYQAKQLIAREIEMEKMRRAEALACARGGPQADQGLQTDSGDKGMRQPAPRNHEQRLEHIMKKAVLQEQPERDFFGRVVIRRVAVPSREAEAPEKDTDEWRMGVAVGRSEVWFRFNEGVSNAVRRSLYIRDLL, encoded by the exons ATGAGCAAACGGCCCAGGCTGGAGGTGGTGAAGAGGCTGAACTTTGAGCCAGATACGGAGGAGCTACTGTACCCTGATTCCCCTCCAGATGACATCACCCCCCCACCGAGTCCTGAGGTGTTCCCTGAGATGTTGGATGCTGG GCCCTCAGATGCTAGTGCTGACACATGCGCTGTTCAGGCTTTGCCAAGTCCCCGCAACCCTGTCCTGAGACGTCCCCCTGTCTTAGAGGATTACATCAATGTGACGTCCACAGGTGGAGAGCGGGCCTTTTTGGTGCTTCGGGCTGACCTCACAGGCACTGGGGTACAG GACCCTCTTCTGGATGTCCGGTGGCGAGGCCGTGGCCAGCTGGACCTGCTGGGTGTCCCCTTCACTTCCCTGAAAGAGCAAGTAGACAGCAAG CGACGGCAGCAACTGCTTGAGGAGGCCCAACAGCTCTCAGACACTCTACATAG CCTCAGGTCTGAAAGGGAGGAGGCTATACTTGAGGGGACCTCTGAGGAGGAGCCAGCCCCCGGCCAGGACACGACTCAGCACTGCCTCTGGGTGGATGAGTTTGCACCCCGGCACTACACGGAGCTGCTCAGTGATGAC TTCACCAACCGCTGCCTCCTCAAGTGGCTGAAGCTATGGGACCTTGTGGTGTTCGGCCATGAGAGACCTTCCCGAAAGGCCAGGCCCAGTATAGAGCCAACCCGGGCTGGGAAGGAGGCCACAGCCCCCAGCAAGTGGAAAAGCCATGAGCAGGTGCTGGAAGAGATGCTAGAAGCTGAGCTGGACCCGAGCCGGAGGCCCCGGCAGAAG GTGGCACTGTTGTGTGGCCCTCCAGGCCTAGGGAAGACCACACTGGCGCATGTGGTTGCACGGCATGCAGGGTATTGCGTGGTTGAGATGAACGCGAG TGATGACCGTAGTCCTGAGGCTTTCCGTACCCGCATTGAAGCAGCCACGCAAATGGAGTCGGTGCTGGGTGCGGGTGGGAGGCCCAACTGTCTGGTTATTGATGAAATCGACGGGGCCTCCACG GCCGCCATCAATGTTCTCTTGAGTATCTTGAATCGCAAGGGTccccaggaggcagagcaaggaggCCCAGCTGGGTCTGCAGTGGGCCAGCGGCGCAGGGCCGAGAGGGGCCTCCTAACGAGGCCTATCATCTGCATCTGCAATGACCA GTTTGCTCCTTCCTTGAGGCAGCTGAAACAGCAGGCTTTCCTGCTCCACGTTCCGCCAACTCTGCCCTCCAGGCTGGTGCAGCGGCTCCAGGAG ATCTCCCTGCAACATGGCATGCGATCTGACCCAGGTGCCCTAGCTGCCCTCTGCGAGAAGACTGACAACGACATCCGTGCCTGTATCAACACCCTGCAG TTTCTATATGGGAGGGGCCAGCGGGAGCTGAGCGTGAGGGACGTCCAGACCACCCACGTCGGCCTGAAGGACCAGCGCAAAGGGCTATTCTCTGTGTGGCAAGAGGTCTTCCAGTTGCCCAGGGCTCAAAG GCGACTCATGGGCCAGGACCTGATCCTACCCACCCATGCTCTCCTGCTCGGTGATGGGGACAAGGGCTCCCTGACCTTGGCCTCCCAGCGCTTCTACCATATCCTCCGTGTGACCACCTCTGCAGGGGAGCATGAGAAGGTTGTCCAG GGCCTATTTGACAACTTTCTACGCCTTCGGCTTCGGGACTCCAGCCTAGGCACTGTGTGCTGTGCCCTTGACTGGCTGGCTTTCGATGACCTGCTGGAGCAGGCTGCCCACCACGGCCAGAGCTTCCAGCTGCTGCGCTACCTGCCCTTCCTGCCCGCGGCCTTCCACGTGCTCTTTGCCTCCAGCCATGTGCCACGCATCACTTTCCCCAGCAGCCAGCAGGAG GCCCAGACCCGGATGAGCCAGACAAAGAACCAGATCCAGACACTGGTGTCAGGGATGGCACCGGTCACCCGTAGCAGGGCCACACCTCAGGCCCTGGTTCTAGATACCCTCTGTCTGCTCCTGGATGTCCTCGCACCCAAGCTGCGCCCT GTGAGCACACAGCTATACAGTGCCCGTGAGAAGCAGCAGCTGGCCAGCCTTGTGTGTACCATGCTCGCCTACAGTCTCACCTACCACCAGGAGCGCACACCTGATGGGCAGTACATCTACAGGCTGGAACC GAATGTAGAGGAGGTCTGCCGCTTTCCTGAGCTGCCTGCCCGCAAGCCCCTCACCTACCAGGCTAAGCAGCTTATTGCCCGAGAGATTGAAATGGAGAAGATGCGGAGGGCAGAGGCTTTGGCCTGTGCTAGAGGTGGCCCCCAG GCGGATCAGGGTCTGCAGACGGACAGTGGGGATAAAGGGATGAGGCAGCCCGCCCCACGTAACCATGAGCAGCGGCTGGAACACATCATGAAGAAAGCTGTCCTGCAGGAGCAG CCTGAGAGGGACTTCTTTGGACGTGTGGTCATCAGGAGAGTGGCAGTCCCAAGCAGAG AGGCTGAGGCCCCAGAGAAGGACACAGACGAGTGGCGCATGGGTGTGGCAGTGGGCAGGAGTGAGGTGTGGTTCCGGTTCAACGAGGGTGTCTCCAATGCTGTGCGGCGCAGCCTGTACATCAGAGACCTGCTGTAG
- the Gng13 gene encoding guanine nucleotide-binding protein G(I)/G(S)/G(O) subunit gamma-13, whose protein sequence is MEEWDVPQMKKEVESLKYQLAFKREMSSKTIPELLKWIEDGIPKDPFLNPDLMKNNPWVEKAKCTIL, encoded by the exons ATGGAGGAGTGGGATGTGCCCCAGATGAAGAAGGAGGTGGAGAGCCTCAAGTACCAACTGGCCTTCAAGAGGGAGATGTCCTCCAAGACGATCCCCGA GCTTCTCAAGTGGATCGAGGATGGGATCCCCAAGGACCCCTTCCTGAACCCTGACCTGATGAAGAACAACCCTTGGGTAGAGAAGGCCAAGTGTACCATCCTATGA
- the Chtf18 gene encoding chromosome transmission fidelity protein 18 homolog isoform X1 codes for MEDYEEDLYGVEDDFHNQFAAELEVLAELEGTQDLAPSGNLQTPASRRPLTFEEAIGGGDTVPRPCPVRAPGTDCHNTRKNVRRDQPGPSSPMSKRPRLEVVKRLNFEPDTEELLYPDSPPDDITPPPSPEVFPEMLDAGPSDASADTCAVQALPSPRNPVLRRPPVLEDYINVTSTGGERAFLVLRADLTGTGVQDPLLDVRWRGRGQLDLLGVPFTSLKEQVDSKRRQQLLEEAQQLSDTLHSLRSEREEAILEGTSEEEPAPGQDTTQHCLWVDEFAPRHYTELLSDDFTNRCLLKWLKLWDLVVFGHERPSRKARPSIEPTRAGKEATAPSKWKSHEQVLEEMLEAELDPSRRPRQKVALLCGPPGLGKTTLAHVVARHAGYCVVEMNASDDRSPEAFRTRIEAATQMESVLGAGGRPNCLVIDEIDGASTAAINVLLSILNRKGPQEAEQGGPAGSAVGQRRRAERGLLTRPIICICNDQFAPSLRQLKQQAFLLHVPPTLPSRLVQRLQEISLQHGMRSDPGALAALCEKTDNDIRACINTLQFLYGRGQRELSVRDVQTTHVGLKDQRKGLFSVWQEVFQLPRAQRRLMGQDLILPTHALLLGDGDKGSLTLASQRFYHILRVTTSAGEHEKVVQGLFDNFLRLRLRDSSLGTVCCALDWLAFDDLLEQAAHHGQSFQLLRYLPFLPAAFHVLFASSHVPRITFPSSQQEAQTRMSQTKNQIQTLVSGMAPVTRSRATPQALVLDTLCLLLDVLAPKLRPVSTQLYSAREKQQLASLVCTMLAYSLTYHQERTPDGQYIYRLEPNVEEVCRFPELPARKPLTYQAKQLIAREIEMEKMRRAEALACARGGPQADQGLQTDSGDKGMRQPAPRNHEQRLEHIMKKAVLQEQPERDFFGRVVIRRVAVPSREAEAPEKDTDEWRMGVAVGRSEVWFRFNEGVSNAVRRSLYIRDLL; via the exons ATGGAAGACTACGAGGAAGATCTGTACGGTGTGGAGGATGACTTCCACAACCAGTTCGCGGCCGAGCTCGAAGTGCTGGCGGAGTTGGAAG GGACACAGGACCTGGCGCCCTCTGGGAACCTCCAGACTCCAGCGAGCCGCCGCCCATTGACGTTTGAAGAGGCCATCGGTGGTGGGGACACTGTCCCGCGTCCCTGCCCTGTAAGGGCTCCTGGAACTGACTGTCACAATACGAGAAAGAATGTTCGTAGGGACCAGCCTGGGCCCTCCA gCCCCATGAGCAAACGGCCCAGGCTGGAGGTGGTGAAGAGGCTGAACTTTGAGCCAGATACGGAGGAGCTACTGTACCCTGATTCCCCTCCAGATGACATCACCCCCCCACCGAGTCCTGAGGTGTTCCCTGAGATGTTGGATGCTGG GCCCTCAGATGCTAGTGCTGACACATGCGCTGTTCAGGCTTTGCCAAGTCCCCGCAACCCTGTCCTGAGACGTCCCCCTGTCTTAGAGGATTACATCAATGTGACGTCCACAGGTGGAGAGCGGGCCTTTTTGGTGCTTCGGGCTGACCTCACAGGCACTGGGGTACAG GACCCTCTTCTGGATGTCCGGTGGCGAGGCCGTGGCCAGCTGGACCTGCTGGGTGTCCCCTTCACTTCCCTGAAAGAGCAAGTAGACAGCAAG CGACGGCAGCAACTGCTTGAGGAGGCCCAACAGCTCTCAGACACTCTACATAG CCTCAGGTCTGAAAGGGAGGAGGCTATACTTGAGGGGACCTCTGAGGAGGAGCCAGCCCCCGGCCAGGACACGACTCAGCACTGCCTCTGGGTGGATGAGTTTGCACCCCGGCACTACACGGAGCTGCTCAGTGATGAC TTCACCAACCGCTGCCTCCTCAAGTGGCTGAAGCTATGGGACCTTGTGGTGTTCGGCCATGAGAGACCTTCCCGAAAGGCCAGGCCCAGTATAGAGCCAACCCGGGCTGGGAAGGAGGCCACAGCCCCCAGCAAGTGGAAAAGCCATGAGCAGGTGCTGGAAGAGATGCTAGAAGCTGAGCTGGACCCGAGCCGGAGGCCCCGGCAGAAG GTGGCACTGTTGTGTGGCCCTCCAGGCCTAGGGAAGACCACACTGGCGCATGTGGTTGCACGGCATGCAGGGTATTGCGTGGTTGAGATGAACGCGAG TGATGACCGTAGTCCTGAGGCTTTCCGTACCCGCATTGAAGCAGCCACGCAAATGGAGTCGGTGCTGGGTGCGGGTGGGAGGCCCAACTGTCTGGTTATTGATGAAATCGACGGGGCCTCCACG GCCGCCATCAATGTTCTCTTGAGTATCTTGAATCGCAAGGGTccccaggaggcagagcaaggaggCCCAGCTGGGTCTGCAGTGGGCCAGCGGCGCAGGGCCGAGAGGGGCCTCCTAACGAGGCCTATCATCTGCATCTGCAATGACCA GTTTGCTCCTTCCTTGAGGCAGCTGAAACAGCAGGCTTTCCTGCTCCACGTTCCGCCAACTCTGCCCTCCAGGCTGGTGCAGCGGCTCCAGGAG ATCTCCCTGCAACATGGCATGCGATCTGACCCAGGTGCCCTAGCTGCCCTCTGCGAGAAGACTGACAACGACATCCGTGCCTGTATCAACACCCTGCAG TTTCTATATGGGAGGGGCCAGCGGGAGCTGAGCGTGAGGGACGTCCAGACCACCCACGTCGGCCTGAAGGACCAGCGCAAAGGGCTATTCTCTGTGTGGCAAGAGGTCTTCCAGTTGCCCAGGGCTCAAAG GCGACTCATGGGCCAGGACCTGATCCTACCCACCCATGCTCTCCTGCTCGGTGATGGGGACAAGGGCTCCCTGACCTTGGCCTCCCAGCGCTTCTACCATATCCTCCGTGTGACCACCTCTGCAGGGGAGCATGAGAAGGTTGTCCAG GGCCTATTTGACAACTTTCTACGCCTTCGGCTTCGGGACTCCAGCCTAGGCACTGTGTGCTGTGCCCTTGACTGGCTGGCTTTCGATGACCTGCTGGAGCAGGCTGCCCACCACGGCCAGAGCTTCCAGCTGCTGCGCTACCTGCCCTTCCTGCCCGCGGCCTTCCACGTGCTCTTTGCCTCCAGCCATGTGCCACGCATCACTTTCCCCAGCAGCCAGCAGGAG GCCCAGACCCGGATGAGCCAGACAAAGAACCAGATCCAGACACTGGTGTCAGGGATGGCACCGGTCACCCGTAGCAGGGCCACACCTCAGGCCCTGGTTCTAGATACCCTCTGTCTGCTCCTGGATGTCCTCGCACCCAAGCTGCGCCCT GTGAGCACACAGCTATACAGTGCCCGTGAGAAGCAGCAGCTGGCCAGCCTTGTGTGTACCATGCTCGCCTACAGTCTCACCTACCACCAGGAGCGCACACCTGATGGGCAGTACATCTACAGGCTGGAACC GAATGTAGAGGAGGTCTGCCGCTTTCCTGAGCTGCCTGCCCGCAAGCCCCTCACCTACCAGGCTAAGCAGCTTATTGCCCGAGAGATTGAAATGGAGAAGATGCGGAGGGCAGAGGCTTTGGCCTGTGCTAGAGGTGGCCCCCAG GCGGATCAGGGTCTGCAGACGGACAGTGGGGATAAAGGGATGAGGCAGCCCGCCCCACGTAACCATGAGCAGCGGCTGGAACACATCATGAAGAAAGCTGTCCTGCAGGAGCAG CCTGAGAGGGACTTCTTTGGACGTGTGGTCATCAGGAGAGTGGCAGTCCCAAGCAGAG AGGCTGAGGCCCCAGAGAAGGACACAGACGAGTGGCGCATGGGTGTGGCAGTGGGCAGGAGTGAGGTGTGGTTCCGGTTCAACGAGGGTGTCTCCAATGCTGTGCGGCGCAGCCTGTACATCAGAGACCTGCTGTAG